From the genome of Streptomyces sp. WZ-12:
TACCGGACGCCGCTCATCGTCCGGGCTATCCGTAACGCGGCACGAAACCGCAAGCTCACCAAGGGCGCGATATTTCATAGCGATCGCGGCAGCAACTCCATGTCCACCGAGTTCGCAGATGTCCTCAAGAAGCTTCAACTCCGAAAGTCCGCCGGGCGCACGGGGATCTGTTTCGACAACGCGATGGCCGAATCATTCTTCGGAGTCCTCAAGAACGAACGCGTATCGCGCGTCACGTACTTGACCCGCGAGGCCGCACGACAGGACATCACTCGATACATAGAATTCTGGTACAATCGCAAGCGCCTTCACTCGGCAGTGGGGTACCACCCTCCCCGCGAAGTCCACGCCGAGCACCAGAAGCTGCGAATAGCCGCGTGAAATAGACCGCCAGACGACTGTCCGGAAAACGCGAGGCCCCTCACCTCCACCCAGCCGTGCGCGGCCGGACCCTGTTCGAGGCAGGCGGCGGTTTCTCCAGACAGCGCGGGGACAGACGACACCGCGATCCGCCTGGACCACGGGACGCCAGGGCCCCAGGCCCGCCGTCCCGCCACAACTGATGCCACTGGTAGGCCGATTTCCGACTCACCCGCAGGCGCTGTGCGACCTCCGACGGCTTGATCTCCTGCTCGAACAACTCGGCCGCCTGTACTCGTACGGCCCCGCAGCGGTCAGTCCGCCCCCATCCGCATACCTCACACACAACGGAATACGACCAATACCCCAGCAACGTCAGGGGTTTCATGAAAGATCACCCTGACGAGCCGAAGTCGGTATTGATCGGCAAGCCCTAAACGCAGCGGCATTGCCGGGGGGTGGATCGAGGATCACCGAAGGTTTCTTATACGGCTCGAGCTTCCTGATGGGCCTGGGAAATCCGGAAGACGATGAACTCCGCCGGGCGTACCAAGGCGACACCGACGTCGCAGATGACCTTGGCAGCGGCGATAGTCTCGGGGGTGTTGTTGCTTTCGTCGCATACGACGTAAAATGCCTCCCGTGCGATGGCTCCCTGCAGGGCACCTGAGCGCCATTGTGTCTTCAAAAACTGGGAGACATTTGCGCACAAGGTGTCGCGGAGTTGCTGATCGTTCGGTTCGAAGACGGCCCAGCGTGTGCCGAGCTTGAGGGATTCTTCGAGGTAGTTCATCAAGCGGCGTAGGTTCACGTACCGCCACTGGTCTTCCTTCGACAGGGTGCGCGCGCCCCATACGCGGTTGCCCCAGCCTGGGAAGGAGCGGAGACAGTTGATGCCTTCGGCGTTGAGCGGATCCTGATCGCGGTCGGTCAGTTCCCGCTCCAAGGCCTTTACATCCTGTAGCGCTATGTTGGCTGGGGCCTTGTGCACTCCCTTCTCTCGGTCCGCTTTGCACCACACTCCTGACACAGGTCCCGACGGTGGTACCAGGTGGCCGCGGGATGTCTCCACCCACGGGTAGTACAGTGCCGCGTACCGACTGTCCGTATCCGTCAGCCCGAGTTCCCGCACGTACGCCTGCACCCTGTCCGGGTTCGCTCCCTTCGGCGGGTCCATAATCACCATTCGGTTTTCATTCGCGCAATGTTGCGCCGCCTTCTGCCAAATTCCCGCCGCTCGAGCTTCGGTGATCCCGGGGATATTCCAGACATCGGGGATCGTGACCATGGTGACCTCAGGAACTCTCTCCAGTGCGGTCAAACCGACCCCGGGAAGACTTTGAGACTCCCCGATAATACGCTCGATCAGCTCATCCGCCGGTAGAACGATCCCTTCATCGCTTGTGGTGCGTATTCCGGCTACCCAACACACTCCGCCACCGTTGGAGAAAAATCCATAAACCGCATCCCACAACGAAAAAGTCAGCCCAGCCTCCTGATGAGCCACCCCCACCGTGTGATACTCGCCCGCGGCGATTGCGACGATGTCACGCCAGCTATCAAGCTCTTCCGGAATATAACCCGTATCTTCGCCGCTGCGGGTGTAGTGAACCTCGCCATTCTTGTCCACCCCCACCGTGTGATAATTGCCCGCGGCGATTGCGACGATGTCACGCCAGCTATCAAGCTCTTCCGGAAGATAACCCGTATCTGCGCCGCTGCGGGTGTAGTGAACCTCGCCATTCTTGTCCACCCCCACCGTGTGATAATTGCCCGCGGCGATTGCGACGATGTCACGCCAGCTATCAAGCTCTTCCGGAAGATAACCCGAATCTGCGCCGCTGCGGGTGTAGTGAACCTCGCCATTCTTGTCCACCCCCACCGTGTGCATCAAGCCCGCGGCGATTGCGACGATGTCACGCCAGCTATCAAGCTCTTCCGGAATATAACCCGAATCTCCGCCGCTGCGGGTGTAGTGAACCTCGCCATTCTTGTCCACCCCCACCGTGTGAATCCTGCTCGCGGCGATTGCGACGATGTCACGCCAGCTATCAAGCTCTTCCGGAATATAACCCCAATCTCCGCCGCTGCGGGTGTAGTGAACCTCGCCATTCTTGTCCACCCCCACCGTGTGCATCAAGCCCGCGGTGATTGCGACGATGTCACGCCAGCTATCAAGCTCTTCCGGAATATAACCCCAATCTCCGCCGCTGCGGGTGTAGTGAACCTCGCCATTCTTGTCCACCCCCACCGTGTGCATCAAGCCCGCGGTGATTGCGACGATGTCACGCCAGCTATCAAGCTCTTCCGGAATATAACCCGAAGATGCACGGGAGGCGGTATAAACCATCTCACTTGCCACAGCACCTGCTGGTGGAGGACCGTAAATGTCCGTGAACTCATTCCAGGAGCGTACGAGGGTGGGTTCAGCGGGTCCGGTGAGGGTGAATCCGATGAAGGCAGGAACGGAAGTACTGACGCCAGCGATGGAACGCATACCGCTGAGCTGTTCCTCGACGTAGATACCAGGAGTGCTATACGGAGCAGGGGGAGGCATAAGTGACTGCTTTCCGAGCCCCGGAGACAGTCACCAGGGACTCATCGGAAGTGACGGAACAGCCGGCGCGGGAAGGTCATGTCAGCTCGGCAAACTGCTGAAGCAGCTTGAATCCAGCCTTGCGTCAGCCAAATGAGGGAGAGTGATTTCACGTACGCTCGCCAGTCTGGCAGACCGGTACCGCCTAAAGCCTTCCCAACAAGAGCCCCTTAGGGGCAGGTACTACAGCCTCAGATCTTGTGAGGTTCCCCCGTCGTTCGGGAGGCGCTGATCAGCTGGTCAGGAGGGGTTGACGGGGTTTCAGGTTCGCTCGTTCGGCCGTTGCCTGCTCGGCGTAGTACTTCTCCTCGAATTCGATCGGGCTGAGGAAGCCGAGTCGTTCCTGGGTGCGGCGGGAGTTATAGAAGCCGTCTGTGTACTCGAAGAGCGCGAGGTTCGCCTCGGCACGTGTGGCGAAGACGCGGCCGCGCACGCACTCGGTCTTGATCAGCATCCACAGGTTCTCCGCGAGGGCGTTGTCGTGGCTGTCCCCGACGGAGCCCATGGACGCGTCAACTCCTGCCCGCAGCAGGCGAGTTGTGAGCTTGATGGATGTGTACTGACAGCCGTGGTCGGCATGGTGGATGAGCTTGCCGGGCTCGACCTCGCGGGACGCGAGGGCGTACTCCAGCGTGGTCAGGACCAGGTCGGCGTCCGCGCGGGCGGAGGTCTCCCAGGCCACCACCCGGCGGGAGAACGCGTCCCGGATCCAGGGCGATGAACCTTCTCGGGGGGCGAGACGTCATGGTCCATCATGGATGGTCGAGTTGCCTGGTCTGCGGCGTTGGTGAAACGAGACGCGGCTCCGGATGATCAAGGTGTCGAAGCCGTTGATCACGTACCGGAGCCGCGTTCGCATGTCATCTTCCCTGATCTCTGCCGTCACCCGCCACCATGACCAGTTGCCGGACAGCGGCACGTACGACGCCTGGCGCCTGGCCGATCTGGCCGGCTTCCTCGACCAGTTGCCCGACCCGCGCTGTCGGCGCGGACGGCGCTACTCCCTCGGCGCCCTGCTGACCCTGTGCACGCTCGCCGTTCTTGCCGGGGCCACCGGCTGGGCCACCATCACCCGCTTCGCCATCGGCCTGTCCCTCGCGGACCGGCAGCGCATCGGCCTGGCGCGCGGCGTCCCCCGCGCGATCACACTGGCCCGGCTGCTGCGTCGGCTGGACGCCGACCTGCTCGATGACGCCCTCGGCGCCTGGGTCCAGCTCCAGCACGCCGATCCGCTCGCCACCCCGCAGGGCACCGGCCCACGCAAGAGAGGGGCCGTCGCGGTGGACGGCAAGACGGTCCGCGGCTCACGCACCCGCGATCAGCGCGCCGTCCACCTACTGGCCGCCTGCCTGCACGGCACCCGTGCCGTGATCGCCCAGCGCCAGGTCGAGACCAAGAGCAACGAAATCACCGCCTTCCAGCCCCTGCTGGCAGAGCTCGATCTGACCGACACGGTGGTCACCTTCGACGCCCTGCTCACCCAGCACGACCACGCCCGCTTCCTGGTCGAGGAGAAGAACGCGCACTACATCGCCCTGATCAAGGCCAACCACCCCACGCTGCACGCCCGGTTGAAGCAGCTGCCCTGGAAGGAGGTCCCGCTGATGGGCTACACCCGCGCCACCGCGCACGGCCGTGACGAGATCCGCAGGATCAAGGCAGTCACCGTTCCCGACCTGCCCTTTCCCCACGCGGCTCAGGCCCTGCAGATCGTGCGCCGCCGCCGCGTACTGTCCACCGGCAAACTCACCCTCGAACGCGTCTACGCGCTCACCGACCTGACCATGCACCAGGCCACCGTCCCCCACCTCGGCGAACACGTCCGCGAGCACTGGGGCGTGGAAGCCCTGCACCACGTGAGAGACGTGACCCTGCGCGAGGACGCCTCAAAGATCCGCATTGGCAACGCGCCCCGCGTCATGGCCGCCCTGCGCAACACCGCCCTCGCCCTGGCCGAGCTCGCCGGCTGGCACAACCATGCCGCCGCCGTTGATCACTACCGGTCACACCCCGACCACGCGCTCGACCTCATCAAGCCCGTCCTCTGAGAAAGATCGCGCCCTGGTCCCGGATCGCCGACAGCCACAGCGGGCCCTCGCCGGTCGAGATCATCGTCAGGTCGGTGACCCACAGCCGGTTCGGCGCCGGTGCGGTGAAGTCCCGGTTGACCAGGTCCGGGGCGAGTGTGGCCTTCGGATCCCGGCGCGTGAAGCCTGTGCGGCGCGGGCTGATGCCCGCCAGGTCGGCCTCGCGCATCAGGCGCTCGACCCGCTTGCGGCCCACGCGTGTGCCCTCGCGTTTCAGCACGGCATGCACGCGCGGAGAGCCGTAGATCCCGCCGGACTCGGTGTGGATCTCCTTGATCCGCTCGGTCAGCTCGACGTCGCGACGCCGCCGCTCGCACGGCTGCTTCTCGGCGCGGCGCCAGCGGTAGTAGGTGGAGGAGGCGATGTGCAGTTCCCGCAGGACGCACTCGACTCCCAGGTCAGGGTGCTCGTCGAGGAGCCCCGTCACCTGGGCCGGGTCGGGTCGAGTTGCGCCGCGAAAAAAGCCGAGGCCGTCCGCAGAACTTCGTTCGCGCGCTTGAGCTGGGCGTTCTCCTTGCGAAGCGCGGCGAGTTCGACGCGTTCGTCGCTGGTCAGCCGGTCGTCCCGCTCGCCGGCATCGGCCTCGGCCTGCCGGATCCAGCCGCGCAGGGCCTCGGGATGCACGCCGAGCTCGATAGCCAGTCGCTTGATCTGGGGCTTCGGGTCGGAGGTCCGGTACATCCGCACCGCACGCTCGCGCAACTCCAGCGAGTACTTCCTGGGGGCAGCCATGGTCGATGTTCCTCTCATGAGAACCATCTGACCCTCTGTCACCATCCTCCGCATCTCGGGGGAACCTCACTCGGCTTTCTTGGCCAAGTCCTGCATGTCGGACTCGATGCCGGCACCTGCCTCGTAGACCGCGGTGTTGATGCCGGTGCCGACGGAGTTCTTGTAGGCGGCATCGGCGACCTTGCCTCGGTCGCTGAGGTGCCTGCCGCCGAAGCTGCCGTGCTCCTCCATGCCCTGGAAGACCTTGTGGCCCCCAGCGTTGCCGGTGGCTCCCGTGGCGGCGTTCGTGCCCACGTCCCACACCGTGCTCACGGTGTCCTTGCTGTCGTCCGTCAGGTCGGCGGTGAGGCCGCCGGCGATGTTGCCGAGCGCGCCGTTGGCGGCGTTGCCGGCCTTGCCTCCACCACTGAGCACCTTGCCGACCGCGCCGGTCAGCTTGGCGCCGTCCGCGAGCGAGGCTCCTCCCGCGGCGAACAGGGCTGTGCCCGTGGCCTCTTTGGCGGCTGTGTCGAAGTCATCGCCCACCGTCACCTTCTGCCCGGTCAACGCCTGGTTGATCATCTGGCTGCCGGAGTCGGCGACGAAGTTCGTGGCGAAGTTTTCCGCGCCCTTCTTGACGAGCTGGCCGCTGACTCGGGCGACTCCGGTGAGCACCTTCTCGATGGTCGCCACCGTTTCAGCGCTCAGTCCGCTGAAGGGCGTTGTCGAGTTGTTGGTGTGGGTGGTGAGTTGGGGTGTGATGAGGGTGCGGGTGTGTTCGCGGTGGCGCCTTGGTCAGCCGGTCACGGTCGCGGCGGTGACGGTCTTCCAGACGGTGAAGTGTTCGGTCATTTCGGTGCGGTAGTCACTGGCTGTGAGCAGGTGCCGCCGGGGTCGGAAGTGTGAGGAGATCTGGGAGAAGCAGGCAAGGGATGTCTGGGCCGCTCCGACGGGGGGAAGTTCTTCATGGCGCGTTCGCGTTGTCTGGTGGGCTGTTGGCTGTTCTCGGCCCGGTTGTTTAGGTACTTCGAGGTGCGGTGCTCGACCGAGGGCATGACCTGGCGGTGGGTGGCGTCGTAGGAGCGGAGTTTGTCGGTGACGATCACGCGGGGCAGGTACGCGTACTCCTTGAGGAGCTTGCGGAAGAACCGCTTCGCCGCCGTGGTGTCCCGCTTGTCCGTGACGAGAATGTCGAGGACGTTGCCGTCCTGGTCCACCGCGCGCCAGAGGTAGCGCATCCGGCCGTTGACCTTGATGAACACCTCGTCCAGGTGCCACTTGTCGCCCGGGCGAGGCCGGCGGCGACGCAGTTGTCTGGCGTAGGCCGGGCCGAACGTGGTGCACCAGGCGCGGATCGACTCGTACGAGACGACGACGCCACGCTCGAAGAGGAGCTCCTCGACCTCCCGGTACGAGAGCGGAAAACGGTGATACAGCCACACCGCGTGAGCGATCACCTCGGCCGGGAAGCAGTACCCCTTGTACGACGACGCCCCCTCGGACCCCACGACCGACCCCTCCCACAACGACCCAACATCAAGATCACCTCACGCCACCCACAACAACCCGATAGCGCCGTCCCAACATCAATCGCGGGTCAACCCGTTAGGATGCGCCCATGGCTCAGAAAGTCGTAACTGTCTACACGGATGACCTCACGGGCGAAGAATCATCGGAGGCCACCACCCACACCTTCGCCATTGATGGCGTACAGTACGAAATTGACCTGAATCCGGATAGTTTCGACCAACTATTGG
Proteins encoded in this window:
- a CDS encoding transposase; the protein is MAAPRKYSLELRERAVRMYRTSDPKPQIKRLAIELGVHPEALRGWIRQAEADAGERDDRLTSDERVELAALRKENAQLKRANEVLRTASAFFAAQLDPTRPR
- a CDS encoding IS3 family transposase → MTGLLDEHPDLGVECVLRELHIASSTYYRWRRAEKQPCERRRRDVELTERIKEIHTESGGIYGSPRVHAVLKREGTRVGRKRVERLMREADLAGISPRRTGFTRRDPKATLAPDLVNRDFTAPAPNRLWVTDLTMISTGEGPLWLSAIRDQGAIFLRGRA
- a CDS encoding ISAs1 family transposase codes for the protein MSSSLISAVTRHHDQLPDSGTYDAWRLADLAGFLDQLPDPRCRRGRRYSLGALLTLCTLAVLAGATGWATITRFAIGLSLADRQRIGLARGVPRAITLARLLRRLDADLLDDALGAWVQLQHADPLATPQGTGPRKRGAVAVDGKTVRGSRTRDQRAVHLLAACLHGTRAVIAQRQVETKSNEITAFQPLLAELDLTDTVVTFDALLTQHDHARFLVEEKNAHYIALIKANHPTLHARLKQLPWKEVPLMGYTRATAHGRDEIRRIKAVTVPDLPFPHAAQALQIVRRRRVLSTGKLTLERVYALTDLTMHQATVPHLGEHVREHWGVEALHHVRDVTLREDASKIRIGNAPRVMAALRNTALALAELAGWHNHAAAVDHYRSHPDHALDLIKPVL
- a CDS encoding phage tail sheath C-terminal domain-containing protein, whose amino-acid sequence is MRSIAGVSTSVPAFIGFTLTGPAEPTLVRSWNEFTDIYGPPPAGAVASEMVYTASRASSGYIPEELDSWRDIVAITAGLMHTVGVDKNGEVHYTRSGGDWGYIPEELDSWRDIVAITAGLMHTVGVDKNGEVHYTRSGGDWGYIPEELDSWRDIVAIAASRIHTVGVDKNGEVHYTRSGGDSGYIPEELDSWRDIVAIAAGLMHTVGVDKNGEVHYTRSGADSGYLPEELDSWRDIVAIAAGNYHTVGVDKNGEVHYTRSGADTGYLPEELDSWRDIVAIAAGNYHTVGVDKNGEVHYTRSGEDTGYIPEELDSWRDIVAIAAGEYHTVGVAHQEAGLTFSLWDAVYGFFSNGGGVCWVAGIRTTSDEGIVLPADELIERIIGESQSLPGVGLTALERVPEVTMVTIPDVWNIPGITEARAAGIWQKAAQHCANENRMVIMDPPKGANPDRVQAYVRELGLTDTDSRYAALYYPWVETSRGHLVPPSGPVSGVWCKADREKGVHKAPANIALQDVKALERELTDRDQDPLNAEGINCLRSFPGWGNRVWGARTLSKEDQWRYVNLRRLMNYLEESLKLGTRWAVFEPNDQQLRDTLCANVSQFLKTQWRSGALQGAIAREAFYVVCDESNNTPETIAAAKVICDVGVALVRPAEFIVFRISQAHQEARAV
- a CDS encoding IS3 family transposase, whose product is MRDAFSRRVVAWETSARADADLVLTTLEYALASREVEPGKLIHHADHGCQYTSIKLTTRLLRAGVDASMGSVGDSHDNALAENLWMLIKTECVRGRVFATRAEANLALFEYTDGFYNSRRTQERLGFLSPIEFEEKYYAEQATAERANLKPRQPLLTS